In Pseudovibrio brasiliensis, the following are encoded in one genomic region:
- a CDS encoding MFS transporter, producing the protein MNPISGPLQRLDKFPILFFAVMFFGAFSIAFVIPLLSTYIIEELEEPAFNLALVIGGFSLVSLVTNRVFGGLIDAGNRVKLLLLINICAFTLHALIQIAAPSYVTLVILGIPLIGISAGALSTMYSTGRLFAEQTGRHPGTFNLHMRICLSLGWVFGPPVAFLLYGTYGFREIHLAAAASAFIWLILCLLFIPATLKTHIKKQTQQNSAADTVPAMLLIACIPVFALSAANSIFFSAGPVYFIKEMGLPASVPGWAVATKSLFEVVIIYFAIKPTERIGERNMMLLSGLGALLFFATITSATSINQVLMLCIIEGMYYGICASVGITFIQNYARHKPGIATSYFVNAIFVGGLAGNILTGIVASYTSFQNTILSSVVLAALATLILLVIKPPQSEHLAQTS; encoded by the coding sequence TTGAATCCTATTAGTGGTCCCTTACAAAGACTTGATAAGTTTCCGATTTTATTCTTTGCAGTGATGTTCTTTGGCGCATTTTCGATTGCCTTCGTAATCCCTTTGCTGAGCACCTACATCATTGAGGAATTGGAAGAACCAGCGTTCAACCTTGCGCTGGTCATCGGCGGCTTTTCTCTGGTGTCTCTTGTCACCAACCGCGTCTTTGGTGGACTTATTGATGCTGGCAATCGGGTCAAACTGCTGCTCCTCATCAACATCTGCGCCTTCACGCTCCATGCACTCATCCAGATCGCAGCCCCGTCTTATGTGACCCTCGTCATTCTCGGCATCCCGCTCATCGGCATCAGCGCTGGTGCATTGTCGACCATGTACTCCACAGGTCGCCTGTTTGCAGAACAGACCGGGCGCCATCCGGGCACCTTCAACCTGCACATGCGCATTTGCCTGTCGCTGGGGTGGGTATTCGGTCCCCCAGTAGCCTTCCTGCTCTATGGCACCTATGGCTTCAGAGAAATCCACCTTGCCGCAGCAGCTTCTGCCTTCATCTGGCTTATACTCTGCCTGCTGTTCATCCCGGCAACACTCAAAACACACATCAAGAAGCAGACCCAGCAAAACAGCGCTGCTGATACAGTTCCAGCCATGCTGCTGATCGCTTGCATTCCTGTGTTTGCATTGTCAGCAGCCAACAGCATTTTCTTCTCGGCTGGGCCAGTCTACTTCATCAAAGAGATGGGTTTGCCAGCCTCTGTTCCCGGCTGGGCTGTTGCCACCAAAAGCCTGTTCGAAGTCGTCATCATCTACTTCGCCATTAAACCGACAGAGCGCATTGGCGAGCGCAACATGATGCTGCTTTCCGGATTAGGTGCTTTGCTCTTCTTTGCCACCATCACCAGCGCCACCTCCATCAATCAAGTTCTGATGCTTTGCATCATCGAAGGCATGTACTACGGTATTTGTGCCAGTGTTGGCATCACGTTCATCCAGAACTACGCCCGCCACAAACCAGGCATTGCCACCTCATACTTCGTCAACGCCATCTTCGTTGGTGGGCTGGCCGGCAACATCCTCACAGGTATCGTTGCATCTTACACCAGCTTCCAGAACACAATCCTCAGCAGCGTAGTCCTCGCAGCCTTAGCCACCCTGATCCTTCTGGTGATCAAGCCACCACAAAGCGAGCATCTGGCGCAAACCTCCTAA
- a CDS encoding GNAT family N-acetyltransferase: protein MITFSTDISRIDRELVYQFLSEETGRLKGQPPLALDVVLTKSLCFGGYLPGGEQVAFARAITDTITFAYLCDLFVVKDHRGEGISKLLMQAILAHPDLKNVQSIGLATPDAHELYSQFGFVRVDPSERLMIRFNKNS, encoded by the coding sequence ATGATCACGTTCAGCACGGATATCTCCAGAATTGACAGGGAGCTTGTCTATCAGTTTCTCTCAGAAGAAACCGGAAGGCTGAAGGGTCAACCGCCACTGGCGCTTGATGTGGTTTTGACCAAATCATTGTGCTTTGGAGGTTACCTGCCCGGCGGAGAACAGGTCGCATTTGCCCGTGCTATTACAGACACCATCACCTTCGCGTACTTATGCGATTTGTTTGTTGTCAAAGACCATCGCGGCGAAGGCATCTCAAAGCTTTTGATGCAGGCGATCCTCGCTCACCCTGACCTGAAAAATGTTCAAAGCATTGGCCTTGCAACACCCGATGCCCACGAACTCTATAGCCAGTTCGGGTTTGTCAGAGTGGATCCTTCAGAACGTCTTATGATCCGCTTCAACAAAAACTCGTAG
- a CDS encoding MFS transporter, with protein sequence MRSIPAALAMLDRFPFLIHAYMLIGSLAVACLIPLYSSYVVTELGEPAWKLAIYIASSTIVTLFSNRYFGARIDAGARLKPILILCTTLYMLNMGLQSAIPSYWILLLGVPLMGVSGGVLSTMFSFGRLFAEQTNREPAKFNSHLRISMSLGWMVGTPLAFTLYGIFGVSSIFPTAGVLSILWLAMGAMIVPKDFTTHHPIKASNSGGIEPVPFALIFACLPIFALTAANTTFVSAGPVFFIEEMGFPTATPGLAFSVKCFVEVIAIFFVVKPAQKIGQRNAMLFSAMLGTLFFLLIVRATDPTQIYLLCALEGLYYGINVGLGLTFIQSYAPHRPGIATAYYTNALFAGGLIGNMTTGTVASITSFGNTIQFSALLTLLSAGILLMIRAPKPETSLQPSR encoded by the coding sequence ATGCGCTCTATTCCCGCTGCTCTGGCAATGCTGGATCGCTTTCCCTTTTTGATTCATGCGTACATGCTCATCGGCTCGCTGGCCGTGGCCTGTCTCATTCCGCTGTACAGCTCCTACGTAGTCACAGAGCTGGGCGAACCAGCCTGGAAGCTCGCCATCTACATCGCCAGCTCCACCATTGTGACTTTGTTTTCAAACCGTTATTTCGGCGCACGCATCGACGCAGGAGCCCGCCTCAAACCAATTCTGATCCTGTGCACCACGCTGTACATGCTCAACATGGGCCTGCAGTCCGCTATTCCGTCCTACTGGATACTGCTGCTCGGCGTACCACTTATGGGGGTCTCCGGCGGAGTGCTCTCCACCATGTTCTCTTTTGGTCGCCTCTTTGCGGAGCAAACCAACCGGGAACCCGCTAAATTCAACTCCCACCTGCGCATTTCCATGTCTTTAGGTTGGATGGTCGGTACACCGCTAGCCTTCACGCTCTATGGCATCTTTGGTGTCAGCTCCATTTTCCCAACCGCTGGCGTGCTCAGCATTCTGTGGCTGGCCATGGGTGCCATGATCGTTCCGAAAGACTTCACCACACACCATCCGATAAAAGCCAGCAACAGCGGCGGTATCGAGCCCGTACCATTTGCGCTCATCTTTGCATGTTTGCCAATCTTTGCGCTCACCGCTGCCAACACCACCTTTGTGTCAGCAGGACCTGTTTTCTTCATTGAGGAAATGGGCTTCCCAACCGCAACACCAGGGCTGGCATTTTCAGTAAAGTGCTTTGTGGAGGTGATTGCGATCTTCTTCGTCGTCAAACCCGCTCAAAAGATCGGGCAGAGGAATGCCATGCTGTTTTCAGCAATGCTCGGCACACTCTTCTTCCTGCTGATCGTTCGGGCAACTGACCCAACACAGATCTATCTGCTCTGTGCATTGGAGGGGCTCTATTATGGTATCAACGTTGGGCTTGGCCTCACCTTCATCCAGTCTTACGCACCGCACAGACCCGGCATCGCCACGGCTTACTACACCAATGCGCTCTTTGCCGGCGGTTTGATTGGCAACATGACCACAGGTACCGTGGCCAGCATCACCTCCTTCGGAAACACGATCCAGTTTTCCGCTCTCCTCACCCTCCTCTCCGCAGGCATCCTCCTGATGATCCGTGCGCCCAAGCCTGAAACCAGCCTGCAACCATCCCGTTAA
- a CDS encoding GNAT family N-acetyltransferase yields MTEILELEISTDKNKLQLNKIYQFLSEEAYWSKGLPRETFDKAIANSICFGAYLENGEQVAFARVVTDQATFAYLADVFVTPAQRGKGISKKLMKAIDAHPDLQGLRRFMLATADAHELYKQFGFTPLSTPDRMMERHNKTVYQTS; encoded by the coding sequence ATGACTGAAATTCTTGAACTTGAAATCTCAACCGATAAGAACAAACTACAGCTGAATAAGATCTACCAGTTTCTTTCAGAGGAAGCCTATTGGAGCAAAGGTCTGCCGCGAGAGACGTTTGACAAAGCCATTGCCAACTCCATCTGCTTTGGCGCCTATCTGGAAAACGGAGAGCAGGTGGCCTTTGCTCGCGTGGTGACTGATCAAGCCACCTTTGCATATCTGGCGGACGTTTTCGTCACCCCGGCCCAGCGCGGCAAAGGCATTTCCAAAAAGCTCATGAAGGCGATCGACGCACACCCGGACCTGCAAGGCCTACGCCGTTTCATGTTAGCCACAGCAGATGCACATGAGCTTTACAAACAGTTCGGCTTCACCCCATTAAGCACACCAGATCGAATGATGGAGCGCCACAACAAAACGGTCTACCAGACCTCCTAG